In Bacteroidales bacterium, the genomic stretch GGTTCAGCTTTTCATCTGCACCGCCGCCACCGCCGGCAAAATCTTCAAAGGATTTTTCCGATTTCCGGATGATGTGTTTGGCAATGAACGGAGCACCTTCTGCGGCTCCATCTTCAGGATTTTTAAGTGCACATTCCCATTCCAGCACGGGCCATCCTTCAAAGTCGTATTGGGCCAGTTTGCTGAATATGCCTTTGAAATCCACGTCACCATCTCCAAGAGAGCGGAATCTGGCTGGACGGTTCACCCAGTCCTGGTATCCCCCGTACATGCCTGATCGTCCATTTGGCTTAAATTCTGCATCTTTTACGTGGAACATCTTGATCTTCTCGTGGTAAATGTCGATGAATTCAAGATAGTTCAGTTGCTGAAGCACGAAATGACTGGGATCATACATGATGTTAACCCTGGGATGGTTGTTGGTGGCTTCCAGGAATCGTTCATAGGTAACCCCGTCATGCAGATCTTCGCAGGGATGCAGTTCAAAACAGAGATCCACGCCCGCCTCGTCGAATGCATCCAGTATCGGTTTCCATTGTTCCGCCAGGGCTTTAAAGCCTGTGTCTATCAGTCCGGCAGGTCGGGGAGGAAAGGGATACATGGTATGCCACATATAATTTCCCGAGAAGGTAACGTGTTCGGTAATTCCCAGGTTCTTGCTTGCCTGGGCCGCAAGCTTCATTTGGTTGACAGCCCATTCTGTACGTGCTTCCGGGTTGTTTTGGTACTCCGGCGGAGCAAAGCTGTCAAATACTTTATTAAATGCAGGATTTACAGCTACCAGTTGTCCCTGGATGTGGGTAGCCAACTCGGTAATCTCACATCCGGCATCATTCACAATGCCTTTTATTTCATCGGCATAGGTTTGGCTCTCGGCCAGTTTTTTCAGGTCTACACATCTGGGATCAAAAGTGGGGATCTGGACCCCTTTATACCCTAAGTTGGCCATGTATTTGCAAATGTTCTCCAGATTGTTAAATGGCGGCTCATCGCCCATGAATTGAGCAAGATATACAGCAGGTTCTTTCATAATACTTAAATTTTAAAATGAATAATTGCATTGTTTATTAATGGCATCCGGCGACTATTCCGTTATTTAGAGTCTGTCTATAATATCCGCTGGCTGCGTTACGCTCGTTTTTCATGCCAGTCGATTACATCTGGTAGAGACGCACGGCCGTGCGTCT encodes the following:
- a CDS encoding sugar phosphate isomerase/epimerase; translation: MKEPAVYLAQFMGDEPPFNNLENICKYMANLGYKGVQIPTFDPRCVDLKKLAESQTYADEIKGIVNDAGCEITELATHIQGQLVAVNPAFNKVFDSFAPPEYQNNPEARTEWAVNQMKLAAQASKNLGITEHVTFSGNYMWHTMYPFPPRPAGLIDTGFKALAEQWKPILDAFDEAGVDLCFELHPCEDLHDGVTYERFLEATNNHPRVNIMYDPSHFVLQQLNYLEFIDIYHEKIKMFHVKDAEFKPNGRSGMYGGYQDWVNRPARFRSLGDGDVDFKGIFSKLAQYDFEGWPVLEWECALKNPEDGAAEGAPFIAKHIIRKSEKSFEDFAGGGGGADEKLNRRLLGLE